A window from Triticum aestivum cultivar Chinese Spring chromosome 6D, IWGSC CS RefSeq v2.1, whole genome shotgun sequence encodes these proteins:
- the LOC123145641 gene encoding homeobox-leucine zipper protein ROC8, giving the protein MDFGDDLVPGSEAHRRKKRYHRHTPRQIQQLEAMFKECPHPDENQRLHLSRELGLEPRQIKFWFQNRRTQMKAQHERADNCFLRAENDKIRCENIAMREALKNVICPTCGGPHSGADDYFDEHKLRMENAHLKEELDRVSSLTSKYLGRPITQLPSMQPLSMSSLELSVGGLGSPVALGPALDLDPLGGSSPFQLPAPVSEMERPMMAEMATRAMDEFIRLAQAGEHLWVKAAGGREVLNVDTYDSIFAKPGSSSFRGPDVHVEGSRDSCLVLTSAIALVDTFMDSSKWTEFFPTIVTRARTIDVLVNGMAGRSESLVLMYEELHVMSPVVPTREFCFLRYCRQIEQGLWAIADVSVDLQRDARYGAPPARSRRLPSGCLIADMSNGYSKVTWVEHMETEDKTPINQLYRDLVLSGAAFGAHRWLAALQRACERHACLVTPPHRDIAGVTLEGKRSMMRLSQRMVGSFCASLSASQQHRWTTLSGPGAGVDDAAGVRVMVHRSTDPGQPSGVVLSAATSIWLPVSCDRVFAFVSDENTRSQWDVLSHGNPVQEVSRIPNGSHPGNSISLLRGLNASQNSMLILQESCADASGSLVVYAPIDLPAANVVMSGEDPSAIPLLPSGFTILPDGRASSSTGSVVTVAFQILVSSLPSSRLNAESVATVNSLIGTTVEQIKAALNCGSSH; this is encoded by the exons ATGGACTTCGGCGACGACCTCGTGCCGGGCTCCGAGGCGCACCGCCGCAAGAAGCGGTACCACCGCCACACCCCGCGTCAGATTCAGCAGCTCGAGGC GATGTTCAAGGAGTGCCCGCACCCGGACGAGAACCAGCGGCTGCACCTCAGCCGGGAGCTGGGGCTGGAGCCCAGGCAGATCAAGTTCTGGTTCCAGAACCGCCGGACTCAGATGAAG GCGCAGCACGAGCGCGCTGACAACTGCTTCCTCCGCGCGGAGAACGACAAGATCCGCTGCGAGAACATCGCCATGCGCGAGGCGCTCAAGAACGTCATCTGCCCGACCTGCGGCGGCCCGCACTCCGGCGCCGACGACTACTTCGACGAGCACAAGCTCCGCATGGAGAACGCCCACCTCAAAGAAGAG CTTGACCGGGTGTCCAGCCTCACGTCCAAGTACCTGGGGCGGCCCATCACGCAGCTGCCGTCGATGCAGCCGCTCTCCATGTCGTCGCTGGAGCTCTCCGTCGGCGGGCTCGGCAGCCCGGTGGCGCTCGGCCCGGCGCTGGACCTGGACCCGCTGGGCGGGAGCTCCCCTTTCCAGCTCCCGGCGCCCGTGTCGGAGATGGAGCGGCCGATGATGGCCGAGATGGCGACGCGGGCCATGGACGAGTTCATCAGGCTGGCGCAGGCCGGCGAGCACCTCTGGGTCAAGGCGGCGGGCGGCCGGGAGGTGCTCAACGTCGACACGTACGACAGCATCTTCGCCAAGCCCGGGAGCAGCTCGTTCCGCGGCCCCGACGTGCACGTCGAGGGCTCCCGCGACTCGTGCCTCGTGCTCACCAGCGCCATCGCCCTCGTCGACACGTTCATGGACTCG AGCAAGTGGACGGAGTTCTTCCCGACTATCGTGACCAGGGCGCGCACGATCGACGTTCTCGTGAACGGCATGGCCGGCCGGAGCGAGTCTTTGGTGCTG ATGTACGAGGAGCTGCACGTGATGTCGCCGGTCGTCCCGACGCGCGAGTTTTGCTTCCTCCGCTACTGCCGGCAGATCGAGCAAGGCCTGTGGGCGATCGCCGACGTCTCGGTGGACTTGCAGCGGGACGCCCGCTACggcgcgccgccggcccgctctcGCAGGCTCCCCTCGGGCTGCCTCATCGCCGATATGTCCAATGGCTACTCCAAG GTGACCTGGGTCGAACACATGGAGACGGAGGACAAGACCCCCATCAACCAGCTCTACCGCGACCTCGTCCTGagcggcgcggcgttcggggcgCACCGGTGGCTGGCGGCGCTGCAGAGGGCGTGCGAGCGGCACGCGTGCCTCGTGACGCCGCCGCACAGGGACATCGCCGGGGTGACGTTGGAGGGCAAGAGGAGCATGATGAGGCTGTCGCAGCGGATGGTGGGCAGCTTCTGCGCCAGCCTGAGCGCGTCGCAGCAGCACCGGTGGACAACGCTTTCGGGGCCGGGCGCGGGCGTGGACGACGCGGCGGGCGTGCGCGTCATGGTGCACCGCAGCACGGACCCCGGGCAGCCCAGCGGCGTGGTGCTCAGCGCCGCCACCTCCATCTGGCTCCCCGTGTCCTGCGACCGGGTGTTCGCCTTCGTGAGCGACGAGAACACGCGCTCCCAGTGGGACGTGCTCTCGCACGGCAACCCAGTGCAGGAGGTGTCCCGCATCCCCAACGGCTCTCACCCGGGCAACTCCATCTCCTTGCTCAGA GGCCTGAACGCGAGCCAGAACAGCATGCTGATCCTGCAGGAGAGCTGCGCGGACGCGTCGGGGTCGCTGGTGGTGTACGCGCCGATCGACCTCCCGGCGGCGAACGTGGTGATGAGCGGCGAGGACCCGTCGGCGATCCCGCTGCTGCCGTCAGGCTTCACCATCCTGCCCGACGGCCGCGCGTCCAGCAGCACGGGGTCGGTGGTGACGGTGGCGTTCCAGATCCTGGTAAGCAGCCTGCCGTCGTCGCGGCTGAACGCGGAGTCAGTGGCCACGGTCAACAGCCTCATCGGCACCACTGTGGAGCAAATCAAGGCGGCCCTGAACTGCGGCAGCAGCCATTGA